A genomic segment from Pseudomonas sp. S09G 359 encodes:
- the brnQ gene encoding branched-chain amino acid transport system II carrier protein: MKVLKSQDILALGFMTFALFVGAGNIIFPPIVGLQSGPHVWMAALGFLITAVGLPVVTVIALAKVGGGMDALSSPIGKIAGGLLAAAAYLAVGPLFATPRTATVSFEVGLAPLTGESPLALFLYSSVYFLVVFFVSLYPGRLLDTVGRFLAPLKIIALAILGIAAFALPAGEVGVATPEYVAAPFSQGFINGYLTMDTLGALVFGIVIVNAIRSRGVESPKLITRYAIIAGLIAGVGLALVYVSLFRLGAGSHEVAAGAANGAAVLHAYVQHTFGSLGSGFLAVLISLACLVTAVGLTCACAEYFSKILPLSYKTLVVILALFSLFVSNLGLTKLIAFSIPVLTAIYPPCIVLVALSFCKDFWQEQGRIVGPVMLVSFVFGCIDALKGAGLADWMPSQLAHLPLSEQGLAWLVPSVMTLVVAVVVDRMLGKRSEAIA; the protein is encoded by the coding sequence ATGAAAGTGTTGAAAAGCCAGGATATCCTGGCGTTGGGCTTTATGACCTTTGCCCTGTTCGTGGGCGCCGGCAACATCATCTTCCCGCCTATCGTTGGTTTGCAGTCCGGGCCTCACGTCTGGATGGCAGCGCTGGGCTTCCTGATCACTGCAGTCGGTTTGCCGGTGGTCACCGTGATCGCCCTGGCCAAGGTCGGCGGCGGTATGGACGCATTGAGCAGCCCGATCGGCAAGATCGCCGGTGGTCTGCTCGCGGCGGCGGCGTATCTGGCGGTAGGCCCGCTGTTCGCCACCCCGCGTACCGCAACTGTATCGTTCGAAGTCGGCCTGGCGCCGCTGACCGGCGAAAGCCCGCTGGCGCTGTTCCTCTACAGCTCGGTGTATTTCCTGGTGGTGTTCTTCGTGTCCCTGTACCCGGGGCGCCTGCTGGACACTGTGGGGCGTTTCCTCGCGCCGCTGAAGATCATCGCGCTGGCCATCCTCGGTATTGCCGCGTTTGCGTTGCCGGCTGGTGAGGTGGGTGTCGCTACCCCGGAATACGTGGCTGCGCCGTTCTCCCAGGGCTTTATCAATGGTTACCTGACCATGGATACCCTCGGTGCGCTGGTGTTTGGCATCGTGATCGTCAATGCCATCCGCTCCCGTGGCGTCGAGTCGCCCAAGCTGATCACCCGCTACGCGATCATTGCCGGGCTGATTGCCGGCGTGGGCCTGGCGCTGGTGTATGTCAGCCTGTTCCGCCTGGGGGCGGGCAGCCATGAAGTCGCCGCCGGTGCCGCCAACGGCGCTGCGGTATTGCACGCGTATGTACAACACACGTTCGGCTCCCTGGGCAGCGGCTTCCTCGCGGTGCTGATTTCCCTGGCTTGCCTGGTGACCGCGGTTGGCCTCACCTGCGCGTGCGCCGAGTACTTCAGCAAAATCCTGCCGCTGTCCTACAAGACCCTGGTAGTGATCCTGGCGCTGTTCTCGCTGTTCGTGTCCAACCTGGGCCTGACCAAGCTGATTGCCTTCTCGATCCCGGTACTGACCGCGATCTACCCGCCGTGCATCGTGCTGGTGGCGTTGAGCTTCTGCAAAGACTTCTGGCAGGAACAGGGCCGTATTGTCGGCCCGGTGATGTTGGTGTCGTTCGTCTTTGGCTGCATCGATGCGCTCAAGGGTGCCGGCCTGGCCGATTGGATGCCGTCGCAGTTGGCGCATCTGCCGTTGAGCGAGCAGGGCCTGGCGTGGCTGGTACCGTCGGTGATGACGCTGGTTGTGGCGGTGGTGGTTGACCGGATGCTCGGCAAACGCAGCGAAGCGATCGCGTAA